From Streptomyces griseorubiginosus, one genomic window encodes:
- a CDS encoding sugar ABC transporter permease, translated as MSLLRQQGPAPAVTPSTVPAEGVGTPATGRGRRRTGRQSAHTRHQAMGLMLVTPFGLLFAAFLVAPLAYAFWLSLRTSTLVGGDHFSWFANYQQTFTDPHFLAGVRRVVVFGLVQVPIMLGLALLGALIIDEVSSKLAKVFRMTLFMPYAVPAVIGALMWGFLYSPTFGPVNSLSHALGTGKIDLLGHSLMLTSLGNIVTWQWTGYNMIVLYAALQGLPREVYEAAKLDGAGQIQTALRIKVPMISSAMVLTLMFTIIGTLQFFTEPRVLEPTASSVITPDYTPNLYAYNLAFQYSEFNYSAAISFSLGAVVFIGSYLFLFATRKRSGLK; from the coding sequence ATGAGCCTGCTCCGACAGCAGGGGCCCGCGCCGGCCGTGACCCCGAGTACCGTCCCCGCCGAGGGAGTCGGCACCCCGGCCACCGGCAGGGGCCGCCGCCGGACCGGACGCCAGTCCGCCCACACCCGCCACCAGGCCATGGGCCTGATGCTGGTCACCCCGTTCGGCCTGCTCTTCGCGGCCTTCCTGGTGGCCCCGCTGGCGTACGCCTTCTGGCTGAGCCTCAGGACCTCCACCCTGGTCGGCGGTGACCACTTCAGCTGGTTCGCCAACTACCAGCAGACCTTCACCGACCCGCACTTCCTGGCCGGTGTGCGCCGCGTGGTGGTCTTCGGCCTGGTGCAGGTGCCGATCATGCTGGGGCTCGCGCTGCTCGGCGCCCTCATCATCGACGAGGTCTCCAGCAAGCTCGCCAAGGTCTTCCGGATGACACTGTTCATGCCGTACGCCGTCCCCGCGGTGATCGGCGCCCTGATGTGGGGCTTCCTGTACAGCCCCACCTTCGGCCCGGTGAACTCCCTCAGCCACGCCCTGGGCACCGGGAAGATCGACCTGCTCGGCCACAGCCTGATGCTGACCTCGCTCGGCAACATCGTGACCTGGCAGTGGACCGGCTACAACATGATCGTCCTGTACGCCGCCCTCCAGGGCCTGCCCCGCGAGGTCTACGAGGCCGCCAAGCTCGACGGCGCGGGACAGATCCAGACCGCCCTGCGCATCAAGGTCCCGATGATCTCCTCGGCCATGGTGCTCACGCTGATGTTCACCATCATCGGCACCCTGCAGTTCTTCACCGAGCCGCGCGTCCTCGAGCCGACGGCGTCCTCCGTGATCACCCCGGACTACACGCCCAACCTCTACGCCTACAACCTCGCCTTCCAGTACTCGGAGTTCAACTACTCCGCCGCCATCTCCTTCTCCCTGGGAGCGGTGGTCTTCATCGGCTCCTACCTCTTCCTGTTCGCCACGCGCAAAAGGAGCGGACTGAAGTGA
- a CDS encoding ABC transporter substrate-binding protein, with amino-acid sequence MSSTRRPTSRSVRRTAVAATSAALAGVLLAACGSGGDSGSGTTGSGPVHIKVWAWYPQFKQVVAEFNKTHKDVQVDWVQAGVGQDEYTKLKTALKAGQGAPDVVMLEFQELPTIQLTKGLLDMGKYGANDDKGNYVDWAWKQASDGDHVYAIPVDGGPMAMMYRADLFKKYNLKVPTTWAEYKEEAAKLHKADPNAYMTDFGSDETAAGWRQGLTWQAGSRPYTYSASKLPDIGVKLNDDNAKKVYEYWGDLVKNKLVDTQSYATTDFYNGLSSGKYATYIAAGWGPGYLSSVAAKTSGKWRVAPLPQWTAGGNAQGDWGGSSFSVTSQTKHPKEATEVARELFGTSQAAWKIGIDQAYLFPLVNPILNGAYFQDKKYDFFGGQQINKVFVPAANGIGTFDWSPFQDFAYNTDTSEVGKALQGQTDWSSVNDNVQDQVTSYASKQGFKVSK; translated from the coding sequence ATGTCCTCCACCAGAAGGCCCACGTCCCGTTCCGTCCGGCGCACCGCGGTCGCGGCGACCTCCGCCGCCCTCGCCGGCGTGCTCCTCGCGGCCTGCGGGTCGGGCGGCGACAGCGGCAGCGGCACCACGGGCAGCGGCCCGGTGCACATCAAGGTGTGGGCCTGGTACCCCCAGTTCAAGCAGGTCGTGGCCGAGTTCAACAAGACCCACAAGGACGTCCAGGTCGACTGGGTGCAGGCGGGCGTCGGCCAGGACGAGTACACCAAGCTGAAGACCGCGCTCAAGGCGGGCCAGGGCGCCCCCGACGTCGTCATGCTGGAGTTCCAGGAGCTGCCCACCATCCAGCTCACCAAGGGCCTGCTCGACATGGGCAAGTACGGCGCCAACGACGACAAGGGCAACTACGTCGACTGGGCCTGGAAGCAGGCCTCCGACGGCGACCACGTCTACGCCATCCCGGTCGACGGCGGCCCGATGGCGATGATGTACCGCGCCGACCTCTTCAAGAAGTACAACCTGAAGGTGCCCACCACCTGGGCGGAGTACAAGGAGGAGGCCGCCAAGCTGCACAAGGCGGACCCCAACGCGTACATGACCGACTTCGGCAGCGACGAGACCGCGGCCGGCTGGCGCCAGGGCCTGACCTGGCAGGCCGGCTCCCGTCCCTACACCTACTCGGCGAGCAAGCTGCCCGACATCGGGGTCAAGCTCAACGACGACAACGCCAAGAAGGTGTACGAGTACTGGGGCGACCTGGTCAAGAACAAGCTGGTCGACACCCAGTCGTACGCCACCACGGACTTCTACAACGGCCTCAGCAGCGGCAAGTACGCCACCTACATCGCGGCCGGCTGGGGTCCGGGCTACCTCTCCAGCGTCGCCGCGAAGACCTCCGGCAAGTGGCGCGTCGCCCCGCTGCCGCAGTGGACGGCCGGCGGCAACGCCCAGGGCGACTGGGGCGGTTCGAGCTTCTCGGTGACCTCGCAGACCAAGCACCCCAAGGAGGCCACCGAGGTCGCCCGGGAGCTGTTCGGCACCTCCCAGGCCGCCTGGAAGATCGGCATCGACCAGGCCTACCTGTTCCCGCTGGTCAACCCGATCCTCAACGGGGCGTACTTCCAGGACAAGAAGTACGACTTCTTCGGCGGCCAGCAGATCAACAAGGTGTTCGTGCCCGCGGCGAACGGCATCGGGACCTTCGACTGGAGCCCGTTCCAGGACTTCGCCTACAACACCGACACCAGTGAGGTGGGCAAGGCCCTCCAGGGCCAGACCGACTGGTCGTCCGTCAACGACAACGTCCAGGACCAGGTGACCTCCTACGCGAGCAAGCAGGGATTCAAGGTCAGCAAGTAA
- a CDS encoding LacI family DNA-binding transcriptional regulator: MANGVTLRDVAALAGVSSRTVSNVVNGYAPVSEAMRARVQKAVDELGYQPNVLARNLASGRSGQIAVVVPYLDTPYFAELAQGIIRAARVRGYNVLIDQTDGDAEHEKLFLTRGSQQLLFDGVIFSPLGLAQSDLGERDANLPLVVLGERVSDGGFDHIGIDDVTASREATEHLLDLGRRRVAAIGDQPYRTGEAAQLRTQGYRLAHERAGIPVREELIISTPRFNRSDGASAMAHLLDLEEPPDAVFCYSDLVALGALHTLAARGLRVPEDVAVVGYDDIEDGRYSNPPVTTISPDKQMIAETAVERLLKRIGSSTPVPGMEIRAPHRLIPRASTMGSRHAAGG, encoded by the coding sequence ATGGCAAATGGCGTCACACTCCGCGACGTCGCGGCGCTCGCCGGCGTCTCCAGCCGGACCGTCTCCAACGTGGTCAACGGCTACGCACCGGTGTCCGAGGCCATGCGCGCCCGGGTGCAGAAGGCCGTGGACGAGCTCGGCTACCAGCCCAACGTCCTGGCCCGCAACCTCGCCTCCGGCCGGTCCGGCCAGATCGCCGTCGTGGTGCCGTACCTGGACACGCCCTACTTCGCCGAGCTGGCCCAGGGCATCATCCGGGCGGCCCGGGTGCGGGGCTACAACGTCCTGATCGACCAGACCGACGGGGACGCGGAGCACGAGAAGCTGTTCCTCACCCGAGGCTCCCAGCAGCTGCTGTTCGACGGTGTCATCTTCAGCCCGCTGGGGCTGGCCCAGTCCGACCTCGGCGAGCGCGACGCGAACCTGCCGCTGGTCGTGCTCGGAGAGCGGGTGAGCGACGGGGGCTTCGACCACATCGGCATCGACGACGTCACCGCCTCCCGGGAAGCCACCGAGCATCTGCTCGACCTCGGCCGGCGCCGTGTCGCCGCGATCGGCGACCAGCCCTACCGCACCGGCGAGGCCGCCCAACTGCGCACGCAGGGCTACCGGTTGGCGCATGAGCGGGCCGGGATCCCGGTCCGCGAGGAGCTGATCATCTCCACCCCGCGCTTCAACCGCTCCGACGGCGCGAGCGCCATGGCCCACCTGCTCGACCTGGAGGAGCCGCCCGACGCGGTCTTCTGCTACAGCGACCTGGTGGCCCTGGGCGCCCTGCACACGCTGGCCGCCCGCGGGCTGCGCGTCCCCGAGGACGTCGCCGTGGTCGGCTACGACGACATCGAGGACGGCCGGTACTCGAATCCACCGGTCACCACCATCTCACCGGACAAGCAAATGATCGCCGAGACGGCGGTGGAGCGACTCCTCAAGCGCATCGGCAGCTCAACCCCTGTCCCCGGCATGGAAATCCGGGCCCCGCACCGACTCATCCCGAGGGCCAGCACCATGGGGAGCCGGCACGCGGCGGGTGGATGA
- the bioD gene encoding dethiobiotin synthase — translation MPVLVITGTGTEVGKTVTTAAVAAAALAAGRTVAVLKAAQTGVRPDEAGDVEEVARLAGAVTKAELARFPEPLAPATAARRAALEPVHPAGIAEAAAKLATEHDLVLVEGAGGLLVRFDEEGGTLADAAQLLRAPVLVVASAGLGTLNTTELTARELRRRELDLAGVVIGSWPDSPDLASRCNVADLPDVAGAPLLGALPAGAGRLAPADFRTEAPSWLAPRLNGTWDAAGFGAREAPQGA, via the coding sequence ATGCCGGTCCTGGTGATCACGGGCACGGGCACGGAGGTCGGCAAGACGGTGACCACGGCCGCCGTCGCCGCGGCGGCGCTCGCGGCGGGACGGACGGTCGCCGTCCTGAAGGCCGCGCAGACCGGCGTACGGCCGGACGAGGCCGGGGACGTCGAGGAGGTGGCCCGGCTCGCGGGCGCCGTCACGAAGGCCGAACTGGCCCGTTTTCCCGAGCCGTTGGCCCCGGCGACGGCCGCGCGCCGGGCCGCTCTCGAACCGGTCCACCCCGCCGGGATCGCCGAGGCCGCCGCCAAGCTGGCCACCGAACACGACCTGGTGCTGGTGGAGGGCGCGGGCGGGCTGCTCGTGCGCTTCGACGAGGAGGGCGGGACACTGGCCGACGCGGCCCAGCTGCTGCGGGCGCCGGTCCTGGTCGTGGCGTCGGCCGGGCTGGGCACGCTGAACACCACAGAGCTGACGGCCCGTGAACTGCGCCGCCGCGAGCTGGACTTGGCAGGTGTGGTGATCGGAAGCTGGCCCGACTCCCCCGATCTCGCCTCGCGTTGCAATGTCGCGGACCTCCCGGACGTGGCCGGGGCCCCACTGCTGGGCGCGCTGCCGGCCGGGGCGGGCCGACTCGCACCGGCCGACTTCCGTACCGAGGCCCCGAGTTGGCTGGCACCACGACTGAACGGGACCTGGGACGCGGCGGGGTTCGGCGCACGCGAGGCACCGCAAGGAGCCTGA
- a CDS encoding adenosylmethionine--8-amino-7-oxononanoate transaminase — protein MPDLPGLPVTELLALDRRHVWHPYGPMPGRVDPLVVESASGVRLRTSSGDLVDGMSSWWSAIHGYNHPVLNEAAREQLGRMSHVMFGGLTHEPAVRLAKLLVDMSPEGLEHVFLADSGSVSVEVAVKMCLQYWRSLGRPGKRRLLTWRGGYHGDTWQPMSVCDPEGGMHELWSGVLPRQVFVDAPPADYEESYADQLRTAIERHADQLAAVIVEPVVQGAGGMRFHSPAYLRVLREACDAHDVLLVFDEIATGFGRTGALFAAEHAAVTPDVMCVGKALTGGYLTMAATLCTPRVAEGISRGEVPVLAHGPTFMGNPLAASVACASIGVLLGQDWLAEVKRIEAGLRDGLAPARELPGVRDVRVLGAIGVVQLDHEVDMRAATEAAVREGVWLRPFRDLVYTMPPYVTGDEDVARIARAVCAAAKEG, from the coding sequence ATGCCTGATCTGCCCGGCCTGCCGGTGACGGAGCTGCTGGCGCTCGACCGGCGGCACGTGTGGCATCCGTACGGTCCGATGCCCGGCCGGGTCGACCCGCTCGTCGTGGAGTCGGCGAGCGGGGTGCGGCTGCGCACCTCCTCCGGTGACCTCGTGGACGGCATGTCGTCCTGGTGGTCGGCGATCCACGGCTACAACCACCCGGTGCTGAACGAGGCCGCGCGCGAGCAGCTCGGGCGGATGAGCCATGTGATGTTCGGCGGACTCACCCACGAGCCCGCCGTCCGGCTGGCGAAGCTCCTTGTCGACATGTCTCCCGAGGGTCTTGAGCATGTCTTCCTGGCCGACTCGGGGTCGGTGTCGGTCGAGGTCGCGGTGAAGATGTGCCTCCAGTACTGGCGCTCGCTTGGCCGTCCCGGCAAGCGGCGGCTGCTGACCTGGCGCGGCGGCTACCACGGCGACACCTGGCAGCCCATGTCGGTGTGCGACCCCGAGGGCGGGATGCACGAACTGTGGTCCGGGGTGCTGCCCCGCCAGGTGTTCGTGGACGCGCCCCCGGCCGATTACGAGGAGTCGTACGCCGACCAGCTGCGTACGGCGATCGAGCGGCACGCGGACCAACTGGCCGCGGTGATCGTGGAGCCGGTGGTGCAGGGCGCGGGCGGGATGCGCTTCCACTCCCCCGCGTATCTGCGGGTGCTGCGCGAGGCGTGCGACGCGCACGACGTGCTGCTGGTGTTCGACGAGATCGCGACCGGGTTCGGGCGCACGGGCGCGCTGTTCGCGGCGGAGCACGCGGCGGTGACGCCGGACGTGATGTGCGTGGGCAAGGCGCTGACCGGCGGCTACCTGACGATGGCGGCGACGTTGTGCACGCCCCGGGTGGCCGAGGGGATCTCACGGGGCGAGGTTCCGGTGCTGGCGCACGGCCCGACCTTCATGGGCAACCCGCTGGCCGCGTCGGTGGCCTGCGCCTCGATCGGGGTGCTGCTCGGGCAGGACTGGCTCGCGGAGGTCAAGCGGATCGAGGCGGGGCTGCGGGACGGGCTGGCCCCCGCGCGTGAGCTCCCTGGCGTGAGGGACGTACGGGTGCTCGGCGCGATCGGGGTCGTGCAGCTGGACCACGAGGTCGACATGAGGGCCGCGACGGAGGCCGCCGTACGCGAGGGCGTGTGGCTGCGGCCGTTCCGCGACCTCGTGTACACGATGCCGCCGTACGTCACCGGCGACGAGGACGTGGCACGGATCGCGCGCGCGGTGTGCGCCGCGGCGAAGGAGGGATGA
- the bioB gene encoding biotin synthase BioB — MDLLNTLVDKGLRRELPTREEALAVLATSDDELLDVVAAAGKVRRHWFGRRVKLNYLVNLKSGLCPEDCSYCSQRLGSSTGILKYTWLKPEQASQAAAAGLAGGAKRVCLVASGRGPTDRDVDRVAGTIKAIKEQNEGVEVCACLGLLSDGQAERLREAGADAYNHNLNTSESTYGDITTTHTYADRVDTVNKAHAAGLSACSGLIAGMGESDEDLVDVVYSLRELDPDSVPVNFLIPVEGTPLAKEWNLTPQRCLRILAMVRFVCPDVEVRIAGGREVHLRTMQPLALHLANSIFLGDYLTTEGQAGKADLEMIADAGFEVEGAGEVTLPEHRVTTGGGCGSHEGGGCGSHEGGGCGSEAAESAGCGSHAGGGVCGTAASAPAVSEPRTDLVAVRRRGAGTDLAPNA, encoded by the coding sequence ATGGACCTGCTGAACACGCTGGTGGACAAGGGGCTTCGGCGCGAGCTGCCGACCCGCGAGGAGGCGCTGGCCGTACTGGCCACGTCCGACGACGAGCTGCTCGACGTGGTGGCCGCGGCCGGGAAGGTGCGCCGGCACTGGTTCGGGCGGCGGGTGAAACTCAACTATCTCGTCAACCTGAAGTCCGGGCTGTGCCCCGAGGACTGCTCGTACTGCTCCCAGCGGCTCGGCTCGTCGACCGGCATCCTCAAGTACACCTGGCTCAAGCCCGAGCAGGCCTCCCAGGCCGCCGCGGCCGGTCTCGCCGGTGGCGCCAAGCGGGTCTGTCTGGTGGCCTCCGGGCGCGGTCCGACCGACCGGGACGTGGACCGGGTGGCGGGCACCATCAAGGCGATCAAGGAGCAGAACGAGGGCGTCGAGGTGTGCGCCTGCCTCGGTCTGCTCTCCGACGGCCAGGCCGAGCGGCTGCGCGAGGCGGGCGCGGACGCCTACAACCACAACCTCAACACGTCCGAGTCGACCTACGGCGACATCACGACCACCCACACCTACGCCGACCGGGTGGACACCGTGAACAAGGCCCACGCGGCCGGCCTGTCCGCCTGCTCGGGTCTGATCGCCGGCATGGGCGAGTCCGACGAGGACCTCGTCGACGTCGTCTACTCGCTGCGCGAGCTGGACCCCGACTCGGTGCCGGTCAACTTCCTGATCCCGGTCGAGGGCACCCCGCTGGCCAAGGAGTGGAACCTCACCCCGCAGCGTTGCCTGCGCATCCTGGCGATGGTCCGGTTCGTCTGCCCGGACGTGGAGGTCCGCATCGCCGGCGGCCGCGAGGTCCACCTGCGCACCATGCAGCCCCTCGCCCTGCACCTCGCCAACTCGATCTTCCTCGGCGACTACCTCACCACGGAGGGCCAGGCCGGCAAGGCCGACCTGGAGATGATCGCCGACGCCGGGTTCGAGGTGGAGGGCGCGGGCGAGGTGACGCTGCCGGAGCACCGGGTGACGACCGGGGGCGGCTGCGGCTCACACGAAGGCGGCGGCTGCGGGTCGCACGAGGGCGGCGGTTGCGGCTCGGAGGCGGCCGAGAGCGCCGGGTGCGGGTCGCACGCGGGCGGGGGCGTCTGCGGTACGGCCGCCTCGGCGCCGGCGGTGAGCGAGCCCCGCACCGACCTGGTGGCCGTACGCCGTCGAGGCGCCGGAACGGATCTCGCGCCCAATGCCTGA